In Zonotrichia albicollis isolate bZonAlb1 chromosome 3, bZonAlb1.hap1, whole genome shotgun sequence, a single window of DNA contains:
- the NEK2 gene encoding serine/threonine-protein kinase Nek2: MPGRPDDYEVLLTIGAGSYGKCRKVRRKADGKILVWKELDYGAMTESEKQMLVSEVNLLRELRHPNIVRYYDRIIDRSSTTLYIVMEYCDGGDLASLIAKCAKERHFLDESFVLRVLTQLTLALKECHRRSDGAVAVHRDLKPANVFLDGKQNVKLGDFGLARILRHNTSFATTFVGTPYYMSPEQMNYLSYNEKSDIWSLGCIVYELCALSPPFTAFNQKELAEKIREGRVRRIPYRYSDELNNLLRDMLNVKDYCRPSVEDILRHPLIEDVATEEQKQNSERRCLKLWEPERLQFSDVVVNELKRKEQQLQEREQAIKEREQRLEQRERELSVRERLAEDKLARAESLLKRCSLQKQQQQEVTCAEGPDNTLLLPLSTTKKNSHYDGTEEKAVPHNMENYFLSKGKSSDLKRRLYAANLRAQALAELEKNYQLKSRQILGMR, encoded by the exons ATGCCCGGCCGCCCCGACGACTACGAGGTGCTGCTCACCATCGGCGCCGGCTCCTACGGGAAGTGCCGCAAGGTCCGCCGCAAGGCCGACGGCAAG ATCTTGGTATGGAAGGAACTGGACTATGGCGCGATGACGGAGTCGGAGAAGCAGATGCTCGTGTCGGAGGTGAacctgctgagggagctgcggCACCCGAACATCGTGCGCTACTACGATCGCATCATCGACAGGAGCAGCACCACCCTGTACATCGTCATGGAGTACTGCGATGGGGGAGACCTGGCCAGCCTCATTGCCAAGTGCGCCAAAGAAAG GCATTTCTTGGATGAAAGCTTTGTTCTCCGAGTGCTGACCCAGTTAACGTTGGCCCTGAAGGAGTGTCACAGACGGAGCGATGGTGCAGTCGCTGTGCACCGGGACCTGAAACCAGCAAATGTCTTTCTAGATGGCAAACAGAATGTGAAACTTGGAGACTTTGGGCTGGCCAGGATATTGCGCCACAACACCAGCTTTGCCACAACGTTTGTCGGCACTCCATATTACATGTCTCCA GAACAAATGAACTACTTGTCATACAATGAGAAATCTGACATCTGGTCGCTGGGATGTATCGTGTATGAATTATGTGCTCTCTC gcCTCCATTTACAGCTTTCAACCAAAAGGAGCTGGCAGAAAAGATAAGGGAAGGGAGGGTCAGGCGAATACCGTATCGTTACTCAGATGAGCTGAACAACCTTCTCAGGGACATGCTGAATGTAAAG GATTACTGCCGACCTTCTGTTGAAGATATTCTGCGGCACCCCTTGATAGAAGATGTGGCGACAGAAGAACAAAAACAGAATTCTGAAAGAAGATGTCTCAAACTGTGGGAGCCAGAAAGGCTGCAGTTCTCAGATGTTGTAGTAAATGAACTGAAACGAAAGGAGCAACAGTTACAGGAGCGAGAGCAAGCCATTAAAGAGAGAGAACAGCGTCTGGAGC AGAGAGAACGGGAGCTCAGTGTTCGGGAGAGACTGGCAGAGGACAAACTTGCTAG AGCTGAAAGCCTGCTGAAGAGGTGCAGtctccagaagcagcagcagcaggaggtaACGTGCGCGGAAGGCCCAG ATAACACACTCCTGCTTCCCCTTTCTACAACCAAGAAGAACTCACACTATGATGGAACTGAAGAGAAAGCTGTACCTCATAATATGGAAAACTATTtcctttccaaaggaaaaagcTCTGATCTCAAAAGGCGTCTCTATGCTGCAAATCTACGGGCTCAAGCACTGGCTGAACTGGAAAAAAACTATCAACTAAAGAGCAGACAAATCTTGGGCATGCGTTGA